ATAAAATCcgtaaaaaaatccataaaattatTCCGACCCTACCAATATTGAAAACTcaccaaaaattcaaatttttatcttttcattttatcactatcaacaaaatatatattctctcaatttctttctttttttttcattttaaaatttcactTGGTATCACACATATTTGTTCTACCAATATACTTGAAATTTCACTtataataatcacaaaaaaattaaatatttgttgtaACAATATGCTTAATTATATATCacttttaaaagaaacaaaccatgaatttatttaaaaaaaacatcactGCATTCTATAATCACATAGGCATCAACACTAATTCTAAATTTCTAATAACATATGATGATCAACCTTTAGCACTAATAACATACTTAATTTTTCTGTTAATCCATCAGTGATCAGCTCCAAAGAGTTTCCTAGTCAGAACTCCCTTCTTAATCTTCTTGAAATCAAAGAATGACCATTTCTTGGATTGTTTGATATAATTCTTCAAACATTCATTCTCTTCTCGAACTAAATTCATCGATAAACATAACTGTCTTATGGCCTCTCTTTTTTCGTCGTCTTTCTGCAGTAACTCCGCTTTCAGTCTCTCATTCTCCGCCTTCAGCTTCTCGTCATCAGCATTCAATTGtgtttcttctccttcttcactgTCTTGCTCCGGATCATCGACTTCAGACTCCTCAGATTCATCAGTAACCGAAGAACCACTCGAAGATTTACTTGATTCATCCCTTTGTTTGAGTGACCAGCTTTTTTCAGAAAAAGGCGAATTAAACAATGTGATTCGATGCAATCTTCCTTCGAATTTCAGCTGATCATATTGCTCAGCTAGTGACCGATGTGATCGGTAGAGAACCTCAATCATGTTTATGAGTTCCGGTCTTTTCTTGTAATA
The DNA window shown above is from Dioscorea cayenensis subsp. rotundata cultivar TDr96_F1 chromosome 12, TDr96_F1_v2_PseudoChromosome.rev07_lg8_w22 25.fasta, whole genome shotgun sequence and carries:
- the LOC120273897 gene encoding protein NETWORKED 3C-like, translated to MVVEQKKSLYSWWFDSRKNQKHSPWLSSAISELEENIEKILKLIEEDADSFAQRAEMYYKKRPELINMIEVLYRSHRSLAEQYDQLKFEGRLHRITLFNSPFSEKSWSLKQRDESSKSSSGSSVTDESEESEVDDPEQDSEEGEETQLNADDEKLKAENERLKAELLQKDDEKREAIRQLCLSMNLVREENECLKNYIKQSKKWSFFDFKKIKKGVLTRKLFGADH